In Amphiprion ocellaris isolate individual 3 ecotype Okinawa chromosome 2, ASM2253959v1, whole genome shotgun sequence, the genomic stretch TTAAAACTTCTAACTTTTGTCAGGCTCAGGAGGTGACAGAGGTGGAGCCAcatcatttgcatatttaaactaCACAAACACTTCCTTCTACCTCGACTACAAGGAAGCATTTAAAGACCGAAGCTGTCAGTGATGTGAGCCACTGCTCTTCAGTAGCTCAGCAGGACTCTGATCTCACCATGTTCATCAACTGCAAGCTGGCAACGCTGACACTTGTGCTGACTCTCTGTGGTCAAGGTAAGCTTCTTTCAATGGCGCCTAAGCACCCTTATAGCATCCTTCTCCATGAGGGTGTAAAAGAGAATCAGTGCTGTGGTGTTCAGCTCTTGATGACATACAACATATTTTTGTCTCAGTTCATTCAGGAGGAATCATTGGAGGCCGTGAGGCTAAGCCACACAGCCGGCCATACATGGTGCTTTTAAAGACGAAAATGCCAGATGACCCTGATGATGGACACTGTGGTGGATTCCTTCTGAATGAGGATTTTGTGATGACTGCAGCTCACTGTCAAGCCGAGtcagtttaacacattttatGTCTGGCAGGGATGATGTCAACAATTCTAGAGCCCCTGATAAGTTATCTAATATTTCCCTTGTGTGTTAATACAATGATGCCTTTTTCTTCCCAGATAAGTTTTTGCTcatgtttctttcatttcaggTCCTACAGAGTCTTGCTTGGTCTTCACTCATATTACGATAAAAACGGAACACAGGAATTGTCTGTGGTACAATCATTTCCACATAAAGACTATGATGCAAAGcatgtaaaaaatgacataatgcTCCTTAAGGTAAAAGACAGAATTCGTGTTATTTAAAATCAGTACAGCTTAACAAATACTCAACTGAGTAGAAAGTGACACTAAAATTGTGTACATgttaacagttttaaaatatctttttgtTTCTCCTCACTCCTGAAGCTGAGCTCCAAGGCAAAATTCAACGAACACGTGAAACCCATTCCCCTCGCAGAAGAGGACAACGGCCATCTGCCAAATTTATGCATGGTCTCCGGCTGGGGGCTGACAGGAAAGGATAACTATATGTCTGACATACTGCTGGAAGTCAATGTAACCCTGACTAACAACAGCCACTGTGCTGGGAGAAAGCTGTACTGCTCTGAGGGACCGACTGGACCAGGAGaagtttgtctatttttgtaaagATCATAATGAGTCCAATGTTCACTTGAAGCAATCACTGATTACTGTATATGCCATTCCAGGGAGACTCTGGTGGTCCATTGGTCTGTGAAGATGGGAAGGCTTATGGGTTGGTGTCCTGCAGCAAGAAACCAGACCTGGATGGCCCGATAGTCTATAAGTATACGAAGATACCTGACCACAAAGAGTGGATCGATACCATCATGCAACATAAGGGAAAGTTCTAATACACGCAACAGTTGATTGATCAAATATTTGCAGATATCATTTGTGTAACATGGCTAAATAAGAATTTTAAGAACTGAGATGTAAGACTGAAGTCTGGAATCTGAATCAAAAGGATAAAATCATATTATTCTGATGTTGTTACGTTCATAATAAACTTGATTTCTGAGGAAGTTTTcgctttaaatcaaaaatacaggTGTGGTAGTTGCTGATAATAGACTTTGTATCATCTGCCCTTTAATACAGCCTCAACAATGTTAAGTGAAATATtgctttgtttatttgctttttgatttgcttaaatgaaaatataggattcattacatttgttttttgtttgtttgtttgtttgttttttaccaatAAACAGTTGCTGTCCAACTGTGTGGTCTCAGAACTTTTTTTCCAgcataaatgattaaaaaaaaaaaaacaaaacagataatttaTCTTATTCTCTCAAATCCTACATGATCAGGCAGCTCACTTACAGTAAATTAGGAGAAAGTCATAGCACACTGTAAAAGGCCTTTTAATCTGAAACATACAAGCTAAAGCATGCTTAAACCACAGTGCTATAATTAATGAGATAATAGGCTATGTTTTACTGTCAGAATATTTgtgctgaaaataatgtgagGGAAGAATAGATCTGTTGATGACTTGACATCTGTTCTCATCAGTACTACCATTAGTCAAAATTAcactcaaaaacaacaaaactaatcCTAGCAAGGCCTGTTTCCAACCCCTATTTGTTCAGAGTCTATTGGTTTATTGGAATAATGGAGATTTACCACACCAGAATGATAAATTACACTGGCTAaggagaaaaactgtttttactgAAAGATCTTTatcacttttgttgttgttgtaggtgTCAAAGTGCTCACATGTTGAGTTAGTTTTCCTCCTACTTTTTGGTCTATTACAACACACACCACCTCTCAGTTACTATTGGTATAAATTCCTACCAAGTCAATCATCTGTACCTGCagtaatttacattttcatttgctTAACAGCTATGCTatagatttgtctttttttaaattttttaaatcaagataAAATGATTCAACATGCTGAGTATAAAACCAGTATAAAAGTACATATAATTTGTGTAAATATACCAGTATAAAACCTACTTATAAACATAGCAGTGAGACATGTTTTAGTCAAACACATTCCACCACCTGTTTGCACATTTGCTTATGTCAACATCATGCCTTGGATAATGATGATTTAGAGTGATTCGAGTACATTAATgctcaaaacaggaaaaaactaacaaaagacatttcaatTTGCTGTCTGTATCAGCTTCACTTTAGCACCACCATCAGGCAGTTtccgtttttacatgtttttgtgatcattttggtGACAACATAAATAAATTCTAGCAGTAAATACATGCAGAGCCTCTGTTTAATATATGATAATGTGTATTCATCTTTAAAAATTTGGTAATAGAGGAGAAATGATTTAGTAAGTCAACTAGTTCACCCAACCACTGTTTAGCGAACTATATTTATTCATATGTAAGCTCCAAAGGAATATGAGTTTGTTAAGGCCAAAGAAATGCTCAGTTTTTTCTAAACCTGCTTTCTGAAGTACAGCACTGATGTAAGATATCTGCACGGTTAAGCAACAGTATTATGTTCAAGAACAACATAAGCATGCTTCTTGATGGGTCGTGTACAACTAGATTAAAGTGAAACTGCAAAATTCTAACTCAAATGTTGTAACAGATAGATGGACACATTTAAGGGGGCACTCTGGGAGCTTTTAGAGTTTTCAGAAACAGAGGAAGGCTTGAGGACTTTTCATGTATCAGTGGAGCTGCACATTAATGGTAGAGACACTACATAATGTACTTGAGTTacatcactgctgctgcactgcagcACACTGTAGTGGATCTCCATCTCATCCCTTAATCCAGGAATGTCAGACAAACAAGGAACATCGGCTGGCTTTGTTTAAAGTATTACATATGGTTGCTCCTTGTGTGCTCTCAGAATGTTAtatattcttctttattttttatattcagATGCACATGTCTCTACAGCATCATTTCTGACAATCATGTCACAAGACATGtattctttattttgtcagGGACTATGGAAGACAGAAACGAAAGAACAAATTAAGTACCagctgtttgaaaaaaaaaaagtttgacgCAGTAAAGAGAAGCCGTACTTTCACTTCCTTAAATACATTTCTCTTATAAGAAGCAACACTTGGTGGTGTGAACATCAATAATGCAGAAGTGCACAAACTGCAGATGGCCCCTACAATATCTctataataaattaataataaataataacaactaCTTGCATTGGTGATAAATTACTATAGATATGTGACAGATTCCAGAGCAgtagtaaaaatattaaaatatgtccTACATGTCTAGATATATAATATACTACTATCAATACATAATAAATTACTTGAATGAGAATTAGCCTACTATCCAATATGTAATATATTCTTTTTAGTGGTAAAAAATTACTATACGCTAGTAATAAGTTACTTAGAAGTTGTACTGAATTACACTAAACCAGTAATACATTATTGGAATAGGTAATAGATTCCTTTAAATTAGTATACAGttaccagacagacagacagacagacagagacagatagaTAACTTGTAATAAATTGGCTTTACTGAGCAACTGGTTACTTGGAAAATTAAATTGTCAATCATTAAACTAGTAATAGATTACAACAAATATGTAACAGATTGCTACAGATGGCTATTATTGTCTAATAGatttctttaaatgtgtaatagAGTACAATAGTAATTACTTTTAGTGGCTTAACTGGATTACTTTAAAGCAGCCTTCTAATAACCAGCTCTGCGACAGGCGCTTCAGCCTGACTTTCAAACGTGTCaagtttttcaatattttgccaTGTTAAAGGAGCATCAAGAGTGACATTATACATTTCAAACCCATATGAGTTAGTATGTTATACAATGCTTTGAGGTCAAAGTTGAAAATGAACCCAGATCAACCCCCCAGCCAGTCAGAGCATCAGTGAGGGTTTGCAAATATATAGTATCATCAGTTAGTCCTGTTCAAACTCTAACCTGACCTGGGTTCATCTAGTTATGAGCAGTGTGAAATCTTGTGCTTTTCCATATGCCAGTTGTTTTCCCAGTGTGTTTATGCCTTTTTTGAATTCttattttgttctgttgttttgcaCCTCAGAGTCACTGTATGTAACGTCTCTGAATCTGAAAATACAGGTATCATTTTATTGTGTGATTCATTCTTCTACTCCTGCAGTTGATTCTGCTGAGTGGACAAACTATAACCAATACACAATTTAcctcatctctctccctctgcatTACCAAAGCAGTTCTCTAGCATCTTCTTCAACTTTTTGTATGTGGAAACTCCCTAGTAGTacagaatattaaaaattatGACAACCCATCTAAAGTACCTTTGTTGTGACTTTTGTAATactatttttgaaatattattaTGTACTACTGAGTATTGTTCAAATATCTGGACAAACTATATTTTGATGCTTTGGCAATATTGTTTCTTGAGACTTTCATGGTAATAAAGCCCcattaaattgaatttaatgGAACTGAAttgaagggctgcacagtggcgtagtggttagcactttcgccttgcagcgagaagatccctggttcgcgtcccggctttcccgggatctttctgcatggagtttgcatgttctccctgtgcatgcgtgggttttctccgggtactccggcttcctcccacagtccaaaaatatgctgaggttaattgatcattctaaattgcccgtaggtgtgaatgtgagagtgattgtttgtctttgtatgtagccctgcgacagactggtgacctgtctagggtgtcccctgccttcacctgagtcagctgggatagactccagcccccccatgaccctagtgaggattaagcagtgtatagataatggatggatggatggatggaactgaattgaattaaattgatctgaactgaattgaaataaaCCAAATTAATTGTAATTGAACTAAGTTGAATTGATAAGAGatgaaatttaattaaaattaactgaattgaattgcaTTGAACTGAATTACattaaactgaattgaattgataaGTAGCCAGATTTGGGGaaacaaataacaacaacaccaccaacaacaaaaccaaacaagttGACCTACTGACAGCTATAGCAGCTATAGCTAGACTAACATAGCAGCAGCGCCTCtgtgcttttattctgttcaCTTTGACCTACATAAAATGTTGCttacataataataattctaatctaaaaaaaaaaaaattaattttacagataatatatATAGAGAGGTAATACAAGTTTGCTTAATCCAAAGGTCTAAGTATCTCATCCATCAATGGATATAACATATTCCACTGGCTGGCAGCGCACCATGTAATTCATCAGCTCCGTAAATGTTTTTAAGAGGCATCAAGAGTTACTATTTTCCACAACTGAAAGTTAACATCTCCTTGAGGTTAGTGTCTGCATGAGAACGCTACTAAAAATGGACGTTGATCAAGATGTGTATCTTCAAGGCTGTGGCAAAAGTGTAACTGCAGGGTTCATATTCAGAGGCCTCAATAAGCTACGCTAGTCTAGTTATGTCCACTAGGTAGCAGCCGGTGAATCTTAACACAATCCCTCGTAGAAAACTGCTGCAGTACACAATTTTCTGCACAGTGTGGGGTATGTTGAGGGACACCTTTTACTAAACACCTTGCATCACAGAGATTATGTCTCAGTCATATTCAGTATTAATAATGGCATACACCAAGTCTGGAAGGCTGGCTGATGACAAGTTCAAGCtactaaaagacaaaacaaaaggtCACAACAAAGGAGTAAGCTGATGGAAGTTCATTGTCATGCACAATTACAACTGCAGACCAgtttgcagaaacacaaacatgcacttgCAATAAGCTATTTGGAAATCCTGCACTGTGTCTAAACAAAATGCACTCGGTGCAGGCAATTAAGATTAGAGAGTCAAAACCACAGTCGTGTTAAAAATAGACGTTGATAGTGCTGCAGTAAGCACTCTAACTTCTGAACTACCCCTTTTCTACCTCGGCACCTCCTACGCAAGCACACCTCATGGCTTCCTGTGCAACACCACAGTTTTCCATTGTGGCAGATTCAGTCCTGTGAAGCTTCACTGACAATGTTAGTCAGGTGAGAAGCTGCAAAACAGACCTGCAGAGAATCTATAGAGGAATGGTGTGCAGAATCAGAAGAAAAAGGCAAACTCATTGCTTCTCTTGTACACATATGTGAATTATTTAATGGAATTCTGTCAACTTGAGAGGGAGAAAGAACCTGTCATTTAGTTAAATTAGCTAATTACTTGAAGAAGAGAAACCCTTTGTGTGACAGTACTTCTTGAAGTGTCCCAATCTATgaatgtttttgctattttttgccATGTCATTTATATTTTTCGTAGACATGACAGAAGGGGGCACTCTAAGCAAACCTATGGCACACTTCCTTGTGCACACTGGAGTCTGGACCAGTACCTTCTCTGAGAGGTTCATTGACTGCAGCCTACAAGTACTGTGTCCTGCACTTGACTCTCTGTTTGATGTTGATTGCTATTCCAGAGCCGCAGCTTTGCAGAGGTCCAGTGTTTGGATGCCTCAGCAGCTGAATGTGACTGTGATGCCTGCTTTGTTTGTATCTGATGATTATTTACTTAGGATTGCTAATCTACTGCATATTAAAAATCAATACACATTAGAATTTTCCAGACATAGCAGTTGAGACAACCGTGCTAgtggctgtttgtttttttgacatcaGCGTTGTGAGGATCACAGAAATGTAGTAGCACAGTGTCGAACTGAAAGACAAAGATGCAGAAAGCTGCCCGTGTGCCTTTAAGAGGCAAGATCACATTGTTATTCTGGGTTTGTCCACAAGCCGACTGTGGAGGTGGACAGATAGTGGTTCTGAGGGTGGTGTGTGGAGGAGGTAGAAGGTGTGGGAGGGGCGAGTGTAGGAGTCTCCTAATATGAGTCTCAAGGGGCCAGTATGgattagagagagagagagagagagagagactgagatgTGTATAAGATGTCCTTTAGATGCATCCCATGTTTTACAGCACCGCCAAAGGAGGCAGATTGATCCTGTGTTCCCCCTCTCTCCTCCAGAATGGTGTTGCAGGCTGAACACTCAAGGCTACTACCCATTAACGAGCCAATAATTTGTGTCATTATGTGAAGACTGCAGCTGGTGCTACTGATGCACTGCTTCTCACATGTCGGGGCTGAAGACTGAAAGGAGTCTTAGCGCTGCTCATTATAAAGCCGGCCTCTCATCCCTGCTTCCATCCTTTGTCTTGGAAGCCAGCATGGtgagcaagagaaaaaaaaaaaaacgggaaAAAAAGGCTTGGCCTGGATAGCTTATTTATTTCCTCTCCAGCTCCCTTTTTGAAACACAGCATACTCAATATAAAATCAATGTATTAAGTGTTCTCAAGTATGCAGAGTGACGTGCTGCCATTCCCACTCTATGCCTTTGGCTGTGATTACAGCTAATTTGAATGATTGAAATGCTTCCATAGTGGAGCCGGAGTGAGGGAAGTGAAGGGCTCACACAGATGAAGGGGGAGGAGGCGAGAAAGGCTTGGCTCTACTCCAGGTGGAGGAGGTGAGTCATTCCCCACACAGATAGACagtctatcagtgtgtgtgtgtgtgtgtgtgtgtgtgtgtgtgtgtgtgtgtgtgcgtgcctaAATTGTTGTCGAGAGAATAAAATAGCGCTGTGAGCAATAGAGTAATAAAGGATGAATGCAACTGTATACActgtgcatttctgtgtgtgtttgtgtgatttttgtgttgCTGGTTACAGTGGGTATCTCTGCGACTATCTGTGGTCTTTAGGCCGGCTTACTTTCCTAGGTGGGCGTCAGATTCACATGCTCAGCATAAAGAATGAGGGCAAACAGGAGTTTCAGTTGAGGGAAATAATTATTTGACATGTGCTGCATCTTACATCTGCAATGATCTCTTTATTCAAAGTAGCATTGCCTGCATGCATAGTTGCATATTTGCACACTTTTCATcaattaaatgcatttatgtGTATACAATTCCATGCATATTGCTCATTCTCTCATTCATTATGTTTCAGATGCACAGCGACTTTGGTTTTTGGGTTGAATGGACGTCAGATTCCTGCGGCCTGAAACCCAGCGAGCGCATTAAGAAGTTTCAGAGGCATGTTCTTTATCTCTATTTCATCTCATCAGAATAGTGTCTTGAGGTtgagaccttttttttttttttttttacattatgcaGACGTCAACCATACGcacgtacacaaacacacctaaAGGCGTCCACCCACAGTTATCGTTCAGACACACGAGTTTCTTATTGTTCCACTTGCTCTTGAGAGGCGTGCTTGCTTTCTTAGCAGATCGTGCAGACACATCTCACTATATTCATACGGTATTTCTGGATGACTGCGAGCAAGTTGTTGGTTACTTGTCCTCCAACAAGGGAGGGGTGTATACAAAGAGACATTCTGTTCTAGACAAAGCAAACAAGCAGGCATACAACTCTGCTGCCTTCTTCCACCCCCGCCTGCCCATGCACCCCAGCCCACTAGCCTGTCTCTTCCTAATAACTGTGCCAGActcactctgtctctgtctgtctgtctatctatctgtctatctgtctgtctgtctgtctgtctgtctatctgtctatctatctatctatgagtTTATgagtctatctgtctgtctcctccACCAACGCCATTGAGGAAGCGCAAATAAAAAGTTGTTGTCATGGAAACCTGCCGTGCctttcctcctctcccctcATCACCCCCTCGGCACACTCAAACTTGTagacacacatgtgcacacacacacacacggcaagCTATCTCATTCTAGAAACGCTCGAGAAACACTTCAAGTGGCAACGTCAGAAGAAATAAAGACGTCCAACTCTTCAGGAGACAGAATGCAGAGAAACACTAGAGAAAATAAGAAATCAGACGCAGGGTGCATGGCTTTATTCACTATGGGTGTCCTACTCTGTGTTCTTATTCTTGTTATATATGAGGAGCTGTACTCAATGCATTCACATTTGACATTCTGATCAGCAGTGCTATGTGGAGTAAAACTAGCAAAAACATAGAGAAAATCTTCTGTATTCAGATGTATAAGTTAAACCTTTCCCAGT encodes the following:
- the si:ch211-212d10.1 gene encoding transmembrane protease serine 9; the encoded protein is MFINCKLAMLILVLTLCGQAYAGKIFGGHEVVPHSRPYMALLVRTMSDGSTKHCGGFLLNEDFVMTAAHCQAKTYTVLLGVHNMDKNEKRQKITVEQTFPHKDYNEKTYVNDVMLLKLSSKANFSKNVKPIALPPGNYDSLPKSCSVSGWGRANRSNQYMSPILMEVSVELINDDKCTQGNMYCSKGEKGPGEGDSGGPLVCEDSKAYGVVSSTFKPDSGGPEVHRYAKIPDYRGWIVSTVKNALMKLPSTSTTRKHLKTEAVSDVSHCSSVAQQDSDLTMFINCKLATLTLVLTLCGQVHSGGIIGGREAKPHSRPYMVLLKTKMPDDPDDGHCGGFLLNEDFVMTAAHCQAESYRVLLGLHSYYDKNGTQELSVVQSFPHKDYDAKHVKNDIMLLKLSSKAKFNEHVKPIPLAEEDNGHLPNLCMVSGWGLTGKDNYMSDILLEVNVTLTNNSHCAGRKLYCSEGPTGPGEGDSGGPLVCEDGKAYGLVSCSKKPDLDGPIVYKYTKIPDHKEWIDTIMQHKGKF